The following proteins are encoded in a genomic region of Zea mays cultivar B73 chromosome 9, Zm-B73-REFERENCE-NAM-5.0, whole genome shotgun sequence:
- the LOC118473297 gene encoding uncharacterized protein, with product MEALRAEPVAEGEMPASSVHLVSKVLSQSSSHQFLKSVGIKTSATSKASSSNHSELREQLAAEATAAVQGELDQLRKKCEEAEEQQARTQRELEEYKKITEKNSKEMEETNVLIKKLLSLHGNSSST from the coding sequence ATGGAGGCTTTGAGggctgaacctgttgctgaaggtgagATGCCAGCATCCAGTGTGCACCTTGTGTCGAAGGTGCTGTCCCAGAGCAGCTCACACCAATTCCTGAAAAGCGTCGGCATCAAAACATCGGCAACCTCCAAGGCTTCATCATCAAATCATAGTGAGCTTCGGGAACAACTTGCAGCTGAAGCGACGGCTGCTGTTCAAGGTGAACTCGACCAGCTCAGGAAGAAATGTGAAGAAGCTGAGGAACAGCAGGCGAGGACACAAAGGGAGTTGGAGGAGTACAAGAAGATAACAGAGAAGAacagcaaggagatggaggagaccaatgtgctcatcaagaagctcttgtccttgcatggtaactcttcttcgaCATGA